The following coding sequences are from one Neurospora crassa OR74A linkage group I, whole genome shotgun sequence window:
- a CDS encoding pantothenate transporter liz1: MTEDKEKSSGEGRRVSTHEEGINLPADPDAHRTDEEKAEIDRKLVRRLDFMLIPWLCLLYLLAFLDRTNIGNAKIAGVQKDLKLSDGQYSASLSIFFVSYAVFEPITNIMLKKFRPSIFIPIIMVFWGGSMVGMGFCYNWDGLMAARWFLGLAEAGLFPGVNYYLSCWYKRSEFGIRAAIFFSAAALSGSFGGLLAAAIEHMDGIGHRPGWAWIFILEGLLTVVIGFVSFWMVHDFPDEAKFLSEDDRARVVRRLKLDQQASAEHETFQMTYLYQSLRDWKMWLGMVIYMGCDMPLYAFSLFLPAIIKGLGWNTSTVRSQLMSVPPYAAAAVFTVFIGYVADRTRQRGLCNILVSVIGVAGFAMLLASNSPAVQYVGVFLGALGIYPCISNTVTWMANNVEGVYKRGVVLGFVIGWGNLSGIISSNIYANHKTGHAIVMGFLAVFLFGGSIVMTVLLRAENGKRLRGERDHLVEGLDEKQIDKLGDMRPDFYYTT; encoded by the exons ATGACCGAAGATAAGGAAAAGTCGTCTGGCGAAGGTCGCCGCGTCTCTACACATGAAGAGGGCATCAACCTTCCCGCTGATCCGGATGCTCATCGGACAGATGAGGAAAAGGCAGAAATC GACCGCAAACTCGTTCGACGTCTCGATTTCATGCTCATCCCATGG CTATGCCTACTCTATCTTCTTGCCTTTTTGGATCGCACAAACATCGGCAATGCTAAGATCGCTGGTGTTCAAAAAGATCTGAAATTGTCTGATGGCCAATACAGTGCTTCTCTCAGCATTTTCTTTGTCTCGTATGCGGTGTTCGAGCCGATCACGAATATCATGCTGAAGAAGTTCCGCCCTTCCATCTTCATTCCCATCATCAT GGTTTTCTGGGGTGGTAGCATGGTGGGCATGGGTTTCTGTTACAACTGGGATGGTTTGATGGCAGCCAGATGGTTTCTCGGGCTGGCTGAAGCCGGTCTGTTCCCAGGCGTCAACTACTACTTGTCGTGCTGGTACAAGCGCTCCGAGTTTGGCATCCGCGctgccatcttcttctccgctgCGGCCTTGTCCGGTTCCTTTGGCGGTcttctcgccgccgccatcgaaCACATGGACGGCATCGGCCATCGCCCCGGCTGGGCCTGGATCTTCATCCTCGAGGGTCTCCTCACCGTCGTCATTGGCTTCGTTTCCTTCTGGATGGTCCACGATTTCCCCGACGAGGCCAAATTCTTGTCCGAAGACGACCGCGCCCGCGTCGTCCGCCGCCTCAAGCTGGACCAGCAGGCCTCCGCCGAGCACGAGACCTTCCAGATGACATACCTCTATCAATCCCTGCGCGACTGGAAGATGTGGCTCGGCATGGTCATTTACATGGGCTGCGACATGCCGCTGTACGCCTTCTCGCTCTTCCTTCCAGCCATCATTAAGGGTCTCGGCTGGAACACGTCGACGGTGCGGTCGCAGCTCATGTCGGTACCGCCATACGCCGCGGCGGCCGTTTTTACCGTGTTCATTGGCTACGTTGCCGATCGCACCCGCCAGCGCGGGCTCTGCAACATCTTGGTCTCGGTCATTGGCGTTGCCGGCTTCGCCATGCTTTTGGCGTCCAACTCGCCCGCGGTGCAGTACGTCGGCGTCTTTTTGGGTGCGCTGGGCATCTACCCCTGCATCTCCAACACGGTCACCTGGATGGCCAACAACGTCGAGGGCGTGTACAAGCGCGGTGTCGTGCTGGGGTTCGTCATTGGCTGGGGTAACTTGTCGGGCatcatcagcagcaacatctaCGCCAACCACAAGACGGGCCATGCCATTGTCATGGGGTTCTTGGCCGTTTTCCTGTTTGGCGGGTCCATCGTGATGACGGTGCTGCTGAGGGCCGAGAACGGAAAGAGGCTGAGGGGCGAGAGGGATCATCTTGTGGAGGGATTGGATGAGAAGCAGATTGATAAGTTGGGGGATATGAGGCCTgatttttactatactacttgA